The Paucidesulfovibrio gracilis DSM 16080 genome contains a region encoding:
- a CDS encoding aminotransferase class I/II-fold pyridoxal phosphate-dependent enzyme, producing MQQFARVHRLPPYVFATVNELKHKMRQDGVDIVDLGMGNPDVPTPKPILDKLAEAAYKPGNSRYSASKGIKGLRKAITGWYKRRFNVELDMDMETCVTMGAKEGLAHLALAMLSPGDVVLAPDPAYPIHPYASIIAGADVRRVPIGPDRDFFEDLETAIRHTWPKPKLLIINYPHNPTTVCADIPFFERIVDFAKEHDLYVIHDLAYADFTFDGYEAPSFLQARGAMDVGVEFFSMTKSYSMAGMRVGFCCGNKDMVQALTRIKSYLDYGIYNPIQIAATCALAGDLGDDPQFCVEDMDKAVRGIMDIYQDRRDALCEGLNRAGWEVTPPKATMFLWAEIPDEFKKMGSVEFSKMLIREAEVAVAPGLGFGAYGDDHVRFAFVENRHRTNQACRNLKRFFAKG from the coding sequence ATGCAGCAATTTGCTCGGGTACACCGCCTTCCCCCATATGTCTTTGCCACGGTCAACGAACTGAAGCACAAGATGCGCCAGGACGGCGTGGACATTGTGGACCTCGGCATGGGCAACCCGGACGTTCCCACCCCGAAACCCATTTTGGACAAGCTTGCCGAAGCCGCCTACAAGCCCGGCAACTCCCGCTACAGCGCCTCCAAGGGCATCAAGGGGCTGCGCAAGGCCATTACCGGATGGTACAAACGGCGCTTCAACGTGGAACTGGACATGGACATGGAAACCTGCGTGACCATGGGTGCCAAGGAAGGCCTGGCACACCTGGCCCTGGCCATGCTCAGCCCCGGGGATGTGGTGCTGGCACCGGATCCGGCCTACCCCATCCATCCGTATGCCTCCATCATCGCCGGAGCCGACGTACGCCGCGTTCCCATCGGCCCGGACAGGGACTTTTTCGAGGACTTGGAAACCGCCATTCGCCACACCTGGCCCAAGCCCAAGTTGCTGATCATCAACTATCCGCACAACCCCACAACGGTATGCGCCGACATTCCGTTCTTTGAGCGTATCGTGGATTTCGCCAAAGAGCACGACCTTTACGTCATTCATGACTTGGCCTACGCAGACTTCACCTTCGACGGCTACGAAGCTCCGAGCTTTCTTCAGGCCCGCGGAGCCATGGATGTCGGCGTGGAATTCTTCTCCATGACAAAAAGCTATTCCATGGCAGGCATGCGCGTGGGCTTTTGCTGCGGTAACAAAGACATGGTTCAGGCGCTCACCCGGATCAAAAGCTATCTGGACTACGGCATCTACAATCCCATTCAGATCGCGGCCACCTGCGCCCTGGCCGGTGACCTGGGCGATGATCCGCAGTTTTGCGTAGAAGATATGGACAAGGCCGTGCGTGGCATCATGGATATCTACCAGGATCGCAGAGACGCCCTGTGCGAAGGACTGAACCGCGCCGGTTGGGAGGTCACTCCGCCCAAGGCCACCATGTTCCTCTGGGCGGAAATTCCTGACGAATTCAAAAAAATGGGTTCCGTGGAATTTTCCAAAATGCTGATTCGTGAAGCGGAAGTTGCTGTGGCTCCCGGCTTGGGATTCGGCGCCTACGGTGACGACCACGTCCGATTCGCGTTTGTGGAAAACCGTCACCGCACGAACCAAGCCTGCCGCAATCTCAAACGATTCTTTGCCAAGGGGTAA
- a CDS encoding cofactor-independent phosphoglycerate mutase — MPPKASKVVFLIADGFGDWPLEELGGRTPIEAAETPYLDELARTGILGRCKTIPHGMAPGSDTANMSLLGFDPARHHTGRGPIEAAAQGLRFDPDDLIWRMNLVNLTELTPQGVMLDYSSGHITTEQAAPLIEHMQAELGDATYSFVTGVQYRHLLIQKNGAATADAKLYVNPPHDLTNKSIADDVSAFAASPELNRLVHKAAEFLAGPDNSSKARSIWPWGQGRPLQLPDFAETFGLQGAVISAVDLIKGLGLASGMEVLEVEGATGLLDTNYQGKVDAALEYLQRGDFVFVHIEAPDECGHSGIAADKVEAMRRFDARVVGPLREALAGQDIAWIAACDHFTPIVERTHTTDPVPFLLQFPGCRESGAPQFSEAQADAAGLLLDHGHDLLPWTLRQLGDE; from the coding sequence ATGCCGCCCAAAGCAAGCAAGGTCGTTTTTCTCATCGCCGACGGCTTCGGCGATTGGCCCCTGGAAGAACTTGGAGGCCGAACTCCCATAGAGGCCGCGGAGACTCCCTATCTTGACGAATTGGCCCGGACCGGCATCTTGGGCCGGTGCAAAACCATCCCCCATGGCATGGCACCAGGATCCGATACGGCCAACATGTCCCTGCTGGGCTTTGACCCGGCCCGCCATCACACGGGACGCGGTCCCATTGAAGCCGCGGCACAAGGCTTACGGTTCGACCCGGACGATCTGATCTGGCGCATGAATCTTGTGAATCTAACGGAGTTGACGCCGCAGGGCGTGATGCTGGATTATTCCTCCGGGCACATCACCACGGAACAGGCTGCACCGCTAATTGAACATATGCAGGCCGAACTGGGCGATGCAACCTACTCTTTTGTGACCGGGGTTCAGTATCGGCATCTTTTGATCCAAAAGAACGGAGCAGCCACGGCGGATGCAAAGCTATACGTCAATCCGCCGCATGACTTGACCAACAAAAGCATTGCCGACGATGTGTCCGCCTTTGCCGCCAGCCCGGAATTGAACCGATTGGTTCACAAGGCCGCGGAGTTCCTGGCCGGTCCGGATAATTCCAGCAAGGCGCGCTCCATCTGGCCATGGGGACAGGGACGCCCGCTTCAGCTGCCGGATTTTGCCGAGACCTTTGGCCTTCAGGGAGCCGTGATCTCGGCAGTCGATCTGATCAAAGGACTGGGCCTTGCTTCCGGCATGGAAGTCCTCGAAGTGGAAGGAGCCACAGGATTGCTGGATACCAATTACCAGGGGAAAGTGGATGCGGCCCTGGAATATCTCCAACGGGGCGATTTCGTTTTTGTGCATATCGAGGCACCGGACGAATGCGGACATTCCGGCATCGCCGCAGACAAGGTGGAAGCAATGCGGCGCTTCGATGCCCGCGTGGTCGGCCCGCTCCGCGAGGCATTGGCCGGCCAGGACATTGCCTGGATCGCGGCTTGCGACCATTTCACGCCCATCGTGGAACGCACGCACACGACGGATCCCGTTCCCTTCCTTCTCCAGTTTCCGGGTTGCCGGGAATCCGGCGCTCCCCAATTCAGCGAAGCCCAGGCCGATGCCGCGGGTCTGCTTCTGGACCACGGACACGACCTCCTGCCCTGGACCCTGCGGCAACTGGGGGACGAATAA
- a CDS encoding ABC transporter permease, with the protein MNTFRIRKREEPWKWGALVTFPGALLFSLSICAVLLLWQDKSIIQGLQVLWAGTFGELWALEEALLKAVPIFLCSLGVAVAFRMQIWNIGAEGQFALGAIGASWMALAFPNLPQWVLLPLMFLMALALGAVWALIPAFLRLRLKVNEIISTLMLNYIAILSIDYLVLRVWKDPSGFPVSPEFNDAATIGILFGRMHWGLVLCVICGLAVWAFMRFTRLGYELKASGEGARVARYAKLPYGFLVMFVMGVSGVLAGWAGAMEVSAVVGRLQPSIMAGYGYTAIVVAWLARLQPLSIAVVSFLLAALRVGAENLQIELQIPAAYGVIMEGLILLTVLAAQFFGSYTIERRKEGE; encoded by the coding sequence ATGAACACGTTCCGAATCAGGAAACGTGAAGAACCCTGGAAGTGGGGCGCCTTGGTGACTTTTCCGGGCGCCCTGCTCTTTTCCCTTTCCATCTGCGCGGTTCTGCTGCTCTGGCAGGACAAGTCCATCATCCAGGGGCTGCAGGTGCTCTGGGCAGGAACCTTCGGCGAACTGTGGGCCTTGGAGGAGGCGCTGCTCAAAGCGGTGCCCATTTTTCTCTGTTCTCTCGGCGTGGCCGTGGCCTTTCGTATGCAGATCTGGAACATCGGCGCCGAGGGGCAATTCGCCCTGGGAGCTATCGGAGCCTCCTGGATGGCTCTGGCGTTTCCGAATTTGCCGCAATGGGTACTTCTTCCGTTGATGTTCCTCATGGCCTTGGCTTTGGGCGCTGTTTGGGCGTTGATCCCCGCGTTTTTGCGTTTGCGGTTGAAGGTTAACGAGATCATCTCCACCTTGATGCTGAACTACATTGCCATCCTGTCCATTGACTACCTCGTTCTTCGTGTCTGGAAGGATCCTTCAGGCTTTCCCGTATCTCCGGAGTTCAACGATGCCGCTACCATCGGCATTTTATTCGGCAGAATGCACTGGGGACTGGTCCTTTGTGTGATTTGCGGCCTGGCGGTCTGGGCGTTCATGCGTTTCACCCGGTTGGGCTATGAACTCAAGGCCAGCGGCGAAGGCGCGCGCGTGGCTCGATATGCCAAGCTGCCCTATGGCTTTTTGGTCATGTTTGTCATGGGAGTAAGCGGGGTGCTGGCAGGTTGGGCCGGGGCCATGGAGGTTTCCGCCGTGGTGGGGAGGCTGCAACCCAGCATCATGGCCGGATACGGATACACGGCTATTGTGGTGGCCTGGCTTGCCCGACTGCAGCCTCTGTCCATTGCCGTGGTATCGTTTTTGTTGGCCGCACTGCGTGTTGGGGCGGAAAATTTACAGATCGAACTGCAGATTCCAGCCGCGTACGGCGTGATCATGGAAGGTTTGATCCTGCTCACGGTGTTGGCGGCGCAATTCTTCGGGTCATATACCATTGAGCGGCGCAAGGAGGGTGAGTAA
- a CDS encoding homoserine dehydrogenase — METVYIGLAGFGTVGSGLAKILESNSDWIERRLGRQIAIRKVLVRDLNKVRAASPGSEASFTADPAELIDDPDVSIVVELMGGVEAPRRLITAALNAGKHVVTANKHLLAEHGTELFALAAEKGLGLFYEASVAGGIPTIATFREALAGDRISEVVGILNGTANYILSEMTVNGLEFNTALSQAQDLGYAEADPTLDIEGHDTAHKLVVLIRLAFGLDYPLTELPVRGITGVTPQDITYAREFGYRIKLIAEARQVNGRIEAGVFPALVRYTYLLARVGGNYNAIRLTGNAVGPVMLHGQGAGDLPTGSAVLSDIMALIRGPEHPDNTGFRNAPMARAQILPPDQAVCMHYLRATVEDRTGVMASIAQAMADNGVSIAQAVQKGDSENGSVSVVFITHDASAEAMRRVIADIDAMDFTVKSTVHYRIM, encoded by the coding sequence ATGGAAACGGTATACATCGGCCTCGCCGGATTCGGCACCGTGGGGTCAGGACTGGCCAAGATCCTGGAATCCAACAGTGATTGGATCGAACGCCGTCTGGGGCGTCAAATCGCCATCCGCAAGGTGCTTGTGCGCGATCTGAATAAGGTCCGCGCCGCCTCCCCCGGCTCAGAAGCCTCTTTCACGGCGGACCCCGCCGAACTGATCGACGATCCCGACGTATCCATCGTAGTGGAACTCATGGGCGGCGTGGAAGCTCCGCGCCGCCTCATTACCGCTGCCCTCAATGCGGGCAAGCACGTGGTTACGGCAAATAAGCATCTGCTCGCCGAACACGGCACCGAACTTTTTGCCCTGGCTGCGGAAAAAGGTCTGGGTCTGTTCTACGAAGCCAGCGTCGCCGGAGGCATTCCCACCATAGCCACATTTCGCGAGGCGCTGGCCGGGGACCGCATCTCCGAAGTGGTCGGCATTCTTAACGGAACGGCCAACTACATACTCTCTGAGATGACGGTCAACGGCCTGGAATTCAACACGGCGTTGAGCCAGGCCCAGGATCTGGGCTATGCCGAAGCCGACCCCACCCTGGACATCGAGGGACACGACACCGCGCATAAACTCGTAGTACTCATCCGCTTGGCCTTTGGATTGGATTACCCCCTTACAGAATTGCCTGTCCGCGGCATCACCGGCGTAACTCCCCAGGACATTACCTATGCAAGGGAGTTCGGCTACCGCATCAAACTCATTGCCGAAGCCAGACAGGTCAACGGGCGCATCGAAGCGGGCGTATTTCCCGCTCTGGTCCGCTACACCTATCTGCTGGCCCGGGTGGGCGGCAACTACAATGCCATCCGCTTGACAGGCAACGCCGTAGGCCCGGTCATGCTGCACGGCCAGGGAGCCGGAGACCTGCCGACGGGTTCCGCCGTCCTCTCCGATATTATGGCGCTCATCCGTGGTCCCGAGCACCCGGACAACACGGGATTCCGCAACGCGCCCATGGCTCGTGCACAAATTCTTCCCCCGGATCAAGCCGTATGCATGCACTACTTGCGCGCCACAGTGGAAGACCGCACAGGCGTCATGGCCAGCATCGCCCAGGCCATGGCCGACAACGGAGTATCCATTGCCCAGGCAGTGCAAAAGGGCGACAGCGAAAACGGTTCCGTCTCCGTGGTATTCATCACCCACGACGCCAGCGCCGAGGCCATGCGCCGGGTCATCGCCGACATCGACGCCATGGACTTTACCGTCAAATCTACAGTGCATTACCGCATCATGTAA
- a CDS encoding ABC transporter ATP-binding protein: protein MDVSNLLKQLDRSKRDVPPQGIPLVSIKGLTKRFGKVVANDDISLNIYPGRVKALLGENGAGKSTLMSMLAGRYQPDAGTIALDGKPVRFSSARDAIEAGIGMVYQHFMLVESMTVAENVLLGQEGSFFLNPKEMRNRVQELSVRYGLDIDPAARVSDLSMGEKQRVEILKLLYRDSRVLIFDEPTAVLTPRETFHLFEALWKIAEQGKSIVFISHKLEEVLAVADEIAILRQGRIEGEFSESEVTSKADLACRMVGKEVLLEVDREAMPHGDAVLQVRNLTGIGLEDITFDLHQGEVVAVVGVAGNGQKALVEAICGLRKPPVDTMFIMGKRWRDFYAKPSWKNSLAYIPEDRLGLATCRNLNLVDNLLLTTRQGFARGPWLDKKKAARDTTELIKKFDIRPGRIAALAWQLSGGNLQKSVLARELYRCPRLIVAEQPTQGLDIAATEQVWNHLLAAREMAGILLVTGDLNEALQLADRVAVIYRGRFMDVFSVSDKQKVNRIGLMMAGVEED from the coding sequence ATGGATGTTTCCAATCTGCTGAAACAGCTGGATCGCAGTAAGCGGGATGTGCCGCCCCAGGGAATTCCTTTGGTGAGCATCAAAGGATTGACCAAGCGGTTCGGCAAGGTCGTGGCCAATGACGACATCTCCCTGAATATCTATCCTGGGCGCGTAAAGGCGCTCCTTGGGGAGAATGGCGCCGGGAAGAGTACGCTCATGAGCATGCTTGCCGGGCGCTACCAACCCGATGCAGGAACCATTGCGTTGGACGGTAAACCCGTACGTTTTTCTTCGGCCCGGGACGCCATCGAAGCTGGAATCGGCATGGTCTACCAGCATTTTATGCTGGTGGAATCCATGACCGTCGCTGAGAATGTGCTTTTGGGGCAGGAGGGCAGCTTTTTCCTTAACCCCAAGGAAATGCGCAATCGTGTTCAGGAGTTGTCCGTACGGTATGGTCTGGATATTGATCCAGCGGCGCGTGTTTCGGATCTTTCCATGGGCGAAAAGCAGCGTGTGGAAATCCTGAAACTGCTCTACCGCGACAGCCGCGTATTGATTTTTGACGAGCCGACGGCCGTGCTTACCCCAAGGGAGACGTTTCATCTTTTTGAAGCGCTTTGGAAGATTGCGGAGCAAGGCAAGTCCATTGTGTTCATCAGCCACAAGTTGGAAGAGGTGCTTGCCGTAGCCGACGAGATCGCCATCCTCCGGCAAGGGCGGATCGAAGGGGAGTTTTCCGAGTCCGAGGTGACTTCCAAGGCGGATCTGGCCTGCCGTATGGTGGGCAAGGAGGTCTTGCTGGAAGTGGATCGGGAGGCGATGCCACATGGAGACGCGGTGCTCCAGGTCCGCAACCTTACCGGCATCGGGTTGGAAGATATTACATTTGATCTGCACCAGGGGGAGGTGGTGGCCGTGGTCGGCGTGGCCGGAAACGGTCAAAAAGCCCTTGTGGAAGCCATCTGTGGGCTACGCAAGCCGCCGGTGGATACCATGTTCATCATGGGAAAGCGGTGGCGGGATTTTTATGCCAAGCCCTCTTGGAAAAATTCTTTGGCATACATCCCAGAGGATCGGCTCGGTCTGGCCACCTGTCGGAATTTGAACTTGGTGGACAATTTGCTGCTGACCACACGACAGGGGTTTGCCCGTGGTCCCTGGCTGGACAAGAAAAAGGCGGCGCGTGACACCACGGAGTTGATTAAAAAATTTGACATTCGCCCTGGACGCATTGCGGCTTTGGCCTGGCAACTCTCCGGCGGAAACCTGCAAAAATCTGTTTTGGCCCGAGAGTTGTACCGTTGCCCCCGATTGATTGTGGCTGAGCAGCCCACACAGGGGCTGGATATCGCTGCTACGGAACAGGTCTGGAACCATTTGCTCGCCGCGCGGGAGATGGCGGGGATTCTTTTGGTTACGGGCGATCTGAATGAGGCATTGCAACTGGCGGATCGGGTCGCCGTGATTTATCGTGGTCGTTTCATGGATGTCTTTTCCGTTTCGGACAAGCAAAAAGTGAATCGGATCGGCTTGATGATGGCCGGAGTGGAAGAAGACTAG
- a CDS encoding amidohydrolase family protein → MLYDVHTHAFHPKIAHKVTAQLQEHYGIAPVGDGTLEDLLSRERQAGIEQIFVHSAATAPAQVIPANNWAIGLNSDVPEITAFGTMHPGYTDAEKELDRLEQKGIRGIKLHPDFQGFRLDDPDFYQLMEMINGRFVLMVHVGDSLPPERNPSCPKKLAAVRRAFPKSRIIAAHLGGYQHWKYVPEHLCGLDVWMDTSSALPFMTDQELHQILDHHPRERILFGSDYPLFDPMEALHRLQTRLQLTDRQLETHLTAARDLFPE, encoded by the coding sequence ATGTTGTACGACGTTCATACACACGCGTTTCATCCGAAAATCGCACACAAGGTTACAGCCCAATTGCAGGAGCACTACGGTATCGCCCCGGTGGGGGATGGTACACTGGAAGACCTCTTGTCCAGAGAACGCCAGGCCGGTATCGAGCAAATATTCGTGCATTCCGCTGCAACGGCTCCGGCACAGGTCATTCCCGCCAACAATTGGGCTATTGGCTTAAACTCCGACGTCCCCGAAATCACGGCATTCGGCACCATGCACCCCGGATACACCGATGCGGAAAAGGAGTTGGACCGACTGGAACAAAAAGGAATTCGCGGGATCAAACTCCATCCCGACTTTCAGGGATTTCGGCTCGATGATCCGGATTTTTATCAACTTATGGAGATGATCAACGGCAGGTTTGTGCTCATGGTCCATGTGGGCGATTCCCTGCCCCCGGAGCGCAACCCCAGTTGCCCGAAAAAACTGGCTGCCGTACGGCGGGCATTCCCCAAATCCCGCATCATTGCAGCCCACCTCGGCGGCTACCAGCACTGGAAATACGTCCCAGAGCACCTCTGCGGACTGGATGTCTGGATGGATACATCCAGCGCCTTGCCGTTCATGACGGATCAGGAGTTGCACCAAATTTTGGATCACCACCCCAGGGAACGCATCCTGTTCGGCAGTGACTACCCATTATTCGACCCGATGGAAGCGCTGCATCGGCTTCAAACCAGGCTACAACTTACGGACAGGCAATTGGAAACCCATCTCACGGCCGCCCGTGACCTTTTTCCAGAATAA
- a CDS encoding methyl-accepting chemotaxis protein: MFKNLSIGLKLGIGFGIVLLLTATVSGVSFLAQGRVSNGVDVSRENARIVQHMLNGRVAILYYLWQDDETHLNTFTDEINALREAAGKAAALTDEAADRTRLLRIQENAEEYETALQSLHQIQTSFQKKNVEVTQIGSRVHDLAKALDEEYAQRFQEALDRGASIRTLAGLYDQSRKIETLYQGFQTARLQVSHFLDDRDITRLDKAETQLIGITQATKAISGQVSGSARTLTRELQDLTEQYFNTIREFRGLEQERAELLPLMRDKGESVSSLAVAANTAQIKSMDGTIANSRILLIVISLFSLGMGIGLALSIARAITRPVNQGVDFAVAMAEGDFSVEMEVRQTDEVGRLVQSLNSMTHRLRGVVSEVLASADNLASGSEELSATSQSVAQGSTEQAASVEEIASSMEEMTQSIRQNSENADRTEGIATKVAKDAEHSGEVVRKSVTAMRDIADKITFVEEIARQTNLLALNAAIEAARAGEHGKGFAVVAAEVRKLAERSGQAASEISEVSATTMKTAEEAGGLLDGLVPEIRKTAALVQEIAASSKEQDRNTTQMKKAVDQLDDIVQQNASASEEMASTSEELASQAEELRQLMSFFKISENGGSQPKALRGQQRPALAESSTSEQQDSGLDDSDFERF, translated from the coding sequence ATGTTTAAGAATCTCTCCATCGGACTCAAGCTCGGTATTGGTTTTGGCATTGTTCTGCTTCTTACGGCCACAGTCTCCGGAGTTTCATTCCTTGCCCAGGGCCGGGTCTCCAACGGCGTTGATGTATCCCGCGAAAATGCCCGTATAGTCCAACACATGCTGAACGGGCGTGTCGCCATCCTTTACTATCTCTGGCAGGATGACGAAACGCACCTGAACACGTTCACGGACGAAATCAATGCACTGCGTGAAGCAGCAGGTAAAGCCGCCGCGCTGACGGATGAAGCCGCCGACCGAACCCGTCTGCTGCGTATTCAAGAAAATGCCGAAGAATACGAAACAGCGCTCCAGTCGCTTCACCAGATTCAAACCTCTTTTCAGAAGAAAAACGTTGAAGTAACCCAGATCGGTTCTCGGGTTCACGACTTGGCCAAGGCGCTTGATGAAGAATACGCCCAGCGTTTTCAGGAGGCACTCGACCGGGGCGCTTCCATTCGTACCCTTGCCGGGCTGTACGACCAATCACGCAAGATAGAAACGCTGTACCAAGGATTCCAGACTGCACGGTTGCAGGTTTCCCATTTTCTGGATGATCGCGACATAACGCGTTTGGACAAAGCAGAAACCCAGCTCATCGGCATCACCCAGGCCACAAAAGCCATCAGCGGCCAGGTCTCGGGCAGTGCCAGGACGCTAACCAGGGAACTGCAAGACCTCACAGAGCAATATTTTAATACCATCCGTGAATTTCGCGGACTGGAGCAGGAACGTGCCGAGCTGCTCCCCCTTATGCGCGATAAGGGAGAAAGCGTCAGTTCCCTGGCAGTGGCAGCCAACACGGCCCAGATCAAAAGCATGGACGGCACGATCGCTAATTCGCGAATCCTGCTGATAGTCATCTCGCTGTTCAGTTTAGGTATGGGCATCGGCCTGGCTCTTTCCATTGCTCGGGCCATCACCCGTCCAGTCAACCAAGGGGTTGACTTTGCCGTGGCCATGGCCGAAGGCGATTTCAGCGTCGAAATGGAGGTCCGGCAAACCGACGAGGTGGGCCGTTTGGTCCAGTCGCTCAACAGCATGACCCATCGGCTCCGTGGAGTGGTATCCGAAGTGCTGGCTTCGGCCGACAATCTCGCATCCGGATCCGAAGAGCTTTCCGCAACCTCCCAATCCGTGGCCCAAGGCTCAACAGAACAGGCAGCATCGGTGGAGGAAATCGCCTCCAGCATGGAGGAAATGACCCAATCCATCCGCCAAAACTCGGAAAACGCGGACCGCACCGAAGGAATCGCCACCAAGGTGGCCAAAGACGCAGAGCACAGCGGTGAGGTTGTCCGCAAAAGTGTCACCGCCATGCGCGATATTGCCGACAAAATCACCTTTGTGGAGGAAATCGCACGGCAAACCAACCTTCTTGCCTTGAACGCCGCTATCGAAGCCGCACGCGCCGGAGAGCACGGCAAAGGGTTTGCGGTCGTGGCGGCGGAGGTTCGCAAGCTGGCTGAACGTAGCGGCCAGGCCGCCTCGGAAATCAGCGAAGTTTCGGCAACCACCATGAAGACCGCTGAAGAAGCTGGCGGGTTGCTGGACGGCTTGGTTCCTGAAATCCGCAAAACCGCGGCCCTGGTCCAGGAAATTGCAGCCTCATCCAAAGAGCAGGACCGCAATACCACTCAAATGAAAAAGGCCGTGGACCAGCTGGATGACATCGTGCAGCAAAATGCCTCCGCCTCTGAAGAGATGGCCTCTACGTCCGAAGAGCTTGCCAGCCAGGCCGAGGAGCTTCGGCAACTGATGAGCTTCTTCAAAATTTCTGAAAATGGTGGTTCACAGCCCAAAGCCCTAAGGGGGCAACAACGGCCTGCTCTTGCTGAATCATCAACTTCAGAACAACAAGATTCCGGCCTCGACGACAGCGATTTTGAACGATTCTGA
- a CDS encoding ABC transporter permease produces the protein MSFELIIALLAATVHSGTPILYATLGEMLTEKGGVLNLGVEGMMSVSAFAAFMICLTTGSAWLGLLAGGVAGLLMGGIHAFVTINCLGNQVVSGLALTILGGGLTEFMGTPYIGMSTEGFRPLIIPLLSDIPVLGPIFFRHSILVYISYLLPVFFWFFMRRTRLGLAVTAVGEMPAAAAAVGLKPRLLRWFAVTAGGFLVGLSGAYLSLAYTHLWTTGLSGGRGWIAVALVIFAFWRPFRAVLGAYLFGGVMAFQLRLQASGTDLAPQFLLMLPYALTVLVLVLSAWRGTRRSQGPGALGVNIEPEG, from the coding sequence ATGAGCTTTGAACTGATCATCGCCCTATTGGCCGCTACCGTACATTCTGGAACGCCGATTTTGTACGCCACGTTGGGAGAGATGCTCACGGAGAAGGGCGGTGTTCTCAATCTTGGTGTTGAAGGCATGATGAGCGTGTCTGCCTTTGCCGCTTTCATGATTTGTCTGACGACGGGATCTGCCTGGCTTGGTCTCCTGGCCGGAGGAGTGGCCGGATTGCTCATGGGCGGAATTCACGCATTCGTGACCATCAACTGTTTGGGCAACCAGGTTGTGTCCGGGCTGGCCTTAACGATTTTGGGCGGCGGACTTACGGAATTCATGGGAACTCCGTATATCGGCATGAGCACGGAAGGGTTTCGTCCCCTGATCATTCCGTTGCTTTCGGATATCCCGGTGCTTGGTCCCATATTTTTCCGGCATTCCATCTTGGTGTATATTTCCTATCTTCTCCCTGTCTTCTTTTGGTTTTTCATGCGGCGTACGCGTCTTGGATTGGCGGTTACCGCTGTAGGGGAAATGCCCGCCGCTGCTGCCGCAGTCGGACTCAAGCCTCGCCTTTTGCGTTGGTTCGCGGTGACTGCGGGCGGTTTTTTAGTGGGACTTTCCGGAGCCTATCTTTCCTTGGCCTACACGCACCTTTGGACCACAGGTCTTTCCGGCGGCCGGGGTTGGATCGCCGTGGCCCTGGTGATTTTCGCCTTTTGGCGTCCTTTTCGAGCCGTGTTGGGAGCGTATCTTTTTGGCGGGGTCATGGCCTTTCAGCTACGTTTGCAGGCTTCGGGAACGGATCTTGCGCCCCAGTTCCTGCTCATGCTGCCGTACGCCTTGACGGTCTTGGTGCTGGTGCTTTCGGCCTGGCGCGGAACACGTCGGTCCCAGGGACCGGGTGCTCTGGGCGTGAACATTGAGCCGGAGGGATAG
- a CDS encoding acyl-CoA thioesterase: MSCDTTSPETWYEHFISYGETDTMGVLYYAEYLHLFERARSQFIRERGMSYAEVERRGFLLPIREAQCRYRSPARYDDCIALRCVISNWNRASLKFSYEMFDKDRRILLATGMTEHACVNPQGRPVRIPLWLKDMFGAEA, translated from the coding sequence ATGTCCTGCGACACCACGAGTCCGGAAACATGGTATGAACACTTCATCTCCTACGGCGAAACGGACACAATGGGGGTGCTCTACTATGCGGAATACCTCCATCTGTTCGAACGGGCCAGAAGCCAATTCATTCGAGAAAGAGGCATGAGCTACGCCGAAGTGGAACGGCGTGGTTTTCTGCTTCCCATCCGGGAGGCCCAATGCCGCTACCGATCGCCGGCACGCTATGACGATTGCATCGCCCTGCGTTGTGTTATTTCGAATTGGAACCGCGCATCTCTTAAGTTTTCCTACGAAATGTTCGATAAGGACAGACGGATTCTGCTTGCTACGGGAATGACCGAGCACGCCTGCGTCAACCCACAAGGACGTCCCGTGCGCATTCCGCTATGGCTAAAGGATATGTTCGGCGCTGAAGCCTGA